The following coding sequences lie in one Isoptericola variabilis 225 genomic window:
- the purL gene encoding phosphoribosylformylglycinamidine synthase subunit PurL codes for MTASADQAVSTPRPVLDTVENAAATPDETQPYAELGLKPDEYQRIRDILGRRPTAAELAMYSVMWSEHCSYKSSKVHLRKFGERVTDEMKEHLLVGIGENAGVVDIGDGWAVTFKVESHNHPSFVEPYQGAATGVGGIVRDIISMGARPVAVMDQLRFGDVNHPDTARVVHGVVSGVGGYGNSLGLPNIGGELVFDASYQGNPLVNALCLGVLRHEDIHLANASGVGNKVVLFGARTGGDGIGGASILASETFEDGVPAKRPSVQVGDPFMEKVLIECCLELYSAQVVEGIQDLGAAGISCATSELASNGDGGMHVDLDDVLLRDPTLNAGEILMSESQERMMAVVRPDKLDEFLAITRKWDVETSVIGEVNDSGRLTIDHHGQRIVDVDPRTVAHEGPVYERPYARPAWQDALQADTTVAAGLARPSSGSQLRETALRLLASPNLCSKAWVTDQYDRFVQGNTALAQPDDGGVVRVDESTGLGVALATDANGRYGKLDPRAGAALALAEAYRNVATTGAKPLAVTDCLNFGSPEHPDSMWQLVEAIEGLADACQELGVPVTGGNVSLYNGTGEPGQIDSSIHPTPVVGVLGVIDDVRTAVPSGWRREGLSVLLLGATADELDGSAWADVEHGHLGGLPPRVDLAAEKALASVLVGARRDGLAVAAHDLSEGGLAQALLEASLRYGVGARVALDLVTERDGVTPFAALFSESTARALVAVEPSREAELVALAQAAGVPVAPLGETGGDALVVSGAFEGLSFEIGLDEAREAFEGTLPRIFG; via the coding sequence ATGACCGCGTCTGCCGATCAGGCTGTGAGCACCCCCCGCCCCGTCCTCGACACGGTCGAGAACGCCGCCGCGACGCCCGACGAGACCCAGCCGTACGCCGAGCTCGGCCTCAAGCCGGACGAGTACCAGCGCATCCGCGACATCCTCGGGCGCCGCCCGACGGCCGCCGAGCTGGCCATGTACTCGGTCATGTGGTCGGAGCACTGCTCGTACAAGTCGTCGAAGGTGCACCTGCGCAAGTTCGGCGAGCGCGTCACCGACGAGATGAAGGAGCACCTGCTCGTCGGCATCGGCGAGAACGCCGGCGTCGTCGACATCGGCGACGGCTGGGCGGTCACGTTCAAGGTCGAGTCGCACAACCACCCGTCGTTCGTCGAGCCGTACCAGGGCGCCGCGACGGGCGTCGGCGGCATCGTCCGCGACATCATCTCGATGGGCGCGCGCCCCGTGGCGGTCATGGACCAGCTGCGGTTCGGCGACGTCAACCACCCCGACACCGCGCGCGTCGTGCACGGCGTCGTGTCCGGCGTCGGCGGCTACGGCAACTCGCTCGGCCTGCCCAACATCGGCGGCGAGCTCGTGTTCGACGCCTCGTACCAGGGCAACCCGCTCGTCAACGCCCTGTGCCTCGGCGTGCTGCGCCACGAGGACATCCACCTCGCCAACGCGTCGGGCGTCGGCAACAAGGTCGTGCTCTTCGGCGCCCGCACGGGCGGCGACGGCATCGGCGGCGCCTCGATCCTCGCGTCGGAGACGTTCGAGGACGGTGTCCCGGCCAAGCGCCCGTCGGTCCAGGTCGGCGACCCCTTCATGGAGAAGGTCCTCATCGAGTGCTGCCTCGAGCTGTACTCGGCGCAGGTGGTCGAGGGCATCCAGGACCTGGGCGCGGCCGGCATCTCGTGCGCGACGTCGGAGCTCGCGTCGAACGGCGACGGCGGCATGCACGTCGACCTCGACGACGTGCTCCTGCGCGACCCCACGCTCAACGCGGGCGAGATCCTCATGTCGGAGTCGCAGGAGCGGATGATGGCCGTCGTCCGGCCGGACAAGCTCGACGAGTTCCTCGCGATCACGCGCAAGTGGGACGTCGAGACGTCGGTCATCGGCGAGGTCAACGACTCCGGGCGCCTCACCATCGACCACCACGGCCAGCGCATCGTCGACGTCGACCCGCGCACGGTCGCGCACGAGGGCCCGGTCTACGAGCGCCCCTACGCGCGGCCCGCCTGGCAGGACGCGCTGCAGGCCGACACGACGGTCGCCGCGGGGCTCGCCCGTCCGTCGTCGGGCTCTCAGCTGCGGGAGACCGCGCTGCGGCTGCTCGCGTCGCCGAACCTCTGCTCCAAGGCGTGGGTGACCGACCAGTACGACCGCTTCGTCCAGGGCAACACCGCGCTCGCGCAGCCCGACGACGGCGGCGTGGTGCGTGTCGACGAGTCGACCGGGCTCGGCGTGGCGCTCGCGACCGACGCCAACGGCCGTTACGGCAAGCTCGACCCGCGCGCCGGCGCGGCGCTCGCCCTCGCCGAGGCGTACCGCAACGTCGCGACGACGGGCGCGAAGCCGCTCGCCGTCACCGACTGCCTCAACTTCGGCTCGCCCGAGCACCCCGACTCGATGTGGCAGCTCGTCGAGGCCATCGAGGGCCTCGCGGACGCGTGCCAGGAGCTCGGCGTCCCGGTCACGGGCGGCAACGTCTCGCTCTACAACGGCACGGGCGAGCCCGGGCAGATCGACTCGTCGATCCACCCGACGCCTGTCGTCGGCGTGCTCGGCGTGATCGACGACGTCCGCACCGCCGTGCCGTCCGGCTGGCGGCGCGAGGGGCTGTCCGTCCTGCTGCTCGGCGCGACCGCCGACGAGCTCGACGGCTCGGCGTGGGCCGACGTCGAGCACGGGCACCTCGGCGGCCTGCCCCCGCGCGTGGACCTCGCCGCCGAGAAGGCGCTCGCGTCCGTGCTCGTGGGCGCGCGCCGTGACGGGCTCGCCGTCGCCGCGCACGACCTGTCCGAGGGCGGCCTCGCCCAGGCCCTGCTCGAGGCGTCGCTGCGGTACGGCGTCGGCGCGCGCGTCGCGCTCGACCTCGTCACCGAGCGCGACGGCGTCACGCCGTTCGCCGCGCTGTTCAGCGAGTCGACGGCGCGCGCGCTCGTCGCCGTCGAGCCGTCGCGCGAGGCGGAGCTCGTGGCGCTCGCGCAGGCGGCCGGCGTGCCGGTCGCGCCGCTCGGCGAGACCGGCGGCGACGCGCTCGTCGTCTCCGGCGCGTTCGAGGGACTCTCGTTCGAGATCGGCCTCGACGAGGCCCGTGAGGCGTTCGAGGGCACGCTCCCGCGCATCTTCGGCTGA
- a CDS encoding TetR/AcrR family transcriptional regulator, producing the protein MTDRTTRATTAVDGRSTRWDDHRAARRAELVRAARKAVHRVGPGVSMDEIAAEAGTSKSIVYRYFEDKAGLRLAVAANVVATMHDALREAARSAPTPHAALRAMVRVYLEMIEHSPNVYWFVTRTAIGGNGPATDGPEQEAPLGAYLDSVIELVAEPFARAVHVPPATAAAWAAGAVGFVRGAGEWWLAHPDGGPEGGRLTREELTEQVTLWLWNGPVGVLHHDEHLTHPTHARTQETR; encoded by the coding sequence ATGACGGATCGCACGACACGGGCGACGACGGCCGTGGACGGACGCTCGACACGCTGGGACGACCACCGAGCGGCCCGGCGGGCCGAGCTCGTGCGCGCGGCGCGCAAGGCCGTGCACCGCGTGGGGCCCGGGGTCTCGATGGACGAGATCGCGGCCGAGGCGGGCACGTCCAAGTCGATCGTGTACCGGTACTTCGAGGACAAGGCCGGCCTGCGGCTGGCCGTGGCGGCGAACGTCGTCGCCACGATGCACGACGCGCTGCGCGAGGCCGCGCGGTCGGCGCCGACGCCGCACGCCGCGCTGCGGGCGATGGTCCGCGTCTACCTCGAGATGATCGAGCACTCCCCGAACGTCTACTGGTTCGTCACGCGGACGGCGATCGGGGGCAACGGGCCCGCCACCGACGGGCCGGAGCAGGAGGCGCCGCTCGGCGCCTACCTCGACTCCGTCATCGAGCTCGTCGCCGAGCCGTTCGCGCGGGCGGTGCACGTGCCGCCGGCGACGGCGGCCGCGTGGGCGGCCGGAGCCGTCGGCTTCGTCCGCGGCGCGGGCGAGTGGTGGCTCGCGCACCCGGACGGCGGCCCGGAGGGCGGCCGGCTGACCCGCGAGGAGCTCACCGAGCAGGTGACGCTCTGGCTGTGGAACGGCCCGGTCGGCGTGCTCCACCACGACGAGCACCTCACGCACCCCACCCACGCACGCACGCAGGAGACCCGATGA
- a CDS encoding T6SS immunity protein Tdi1 domain-containing protein translates to MDLLRTFDRDAFEYGLAAWSWLGVRGRTPRFATAFGDVFLESLEGWWFLDTVEGSLRLRWSTAVEMYAELESPDGRAEILLQDVVDDAARRGATLRPDEVFAFTPHPAVGGRLSADCVEPVRFELALRLAGRLHEQLRVPASPLLLGHVTAPAASPGDVWSR, encoded by the coding sequence GTGGACCTCCTGCGCACGTTCGACCGCGACGCCTTCGAGTACGGGCTGGCGGCGTGGTCCTGGCTGGGGGTCCGCGGCAGGACGCCGCGCTTCGCCACCGCGTTCGGCGACGTCTTCCTCGAGTCGCTCGAGGGGTGGTGGTTCCTCGACACGGTCGAGGGCTCGCTCCGGCTGCGCTGGTCGACCGCCGTGGAGATGTACGCGGAGCTCGAGTCGCCCGACGGCCGCGCCGAGATCCTCCTGCAGGACGTCGTCGACGACGCCGCGCGACGCGGGGCCACGCTGCGGCCCGACGAGGTCTTCGCGTTCACGCCGCACCCCGCCGTGGGCGGCCGGCTCTCCGCCGACTGCGTCGAGCCCGTCCGGTTCGAGCTCGCGCTGCGGCTCGCCGGCCGGCTGCACGAGCAGCTGCGCGTGCCGGCGTCGCCGCTCCTGCTGGGCCACGTGACCGCGCCGGCCGCCTCCCCGGGTGACGTCTGGTCACGATGA
- a CDS encoding DUF6191 domain-containing protein: MAGWVTAVVVALLVIFQPGRAHVTEEQERRRLDIVRTPAEGAPFGVDLDACIAYLPGEEERPDGKD; this comes from the coding sequence GTGGCCGGGTGGGTCACCGCGGTCGTCGTCGCGCTCCTCGTGATCTTCCAGCCCGGCCGCGCGCACGTCACCGAGGAGCAGGAGCGCCGCCGGCTCGACATCGTCCGGACGCCGGCCGAGGGCGCCCCGTTCGGCGTCGACCTCGACGCCTGCATCGCCTACCTGCCCGGTGAGGAGGAGCGCCCGGACGGGAAGGATTGA
- a CDS encoding acyl-CoA dehydrogenase codes for MTTMSDQRSDRPAGRHDAEPDRVPADGTSASKPEPRVDVDGLAAHLLGRWPDERRRARERAADPRFWKDESLSMDEHRERVLEQLRLMVADEDKQVWLAFPERLGGGDAHGANLAGFEEMVAADPSLQIKAGVQWGLFASAILHLGTPEQQDRLLPGAMDLSVPGAFAMTETGHGSDVASIATTATYDPETEEFVIHTPFRAAWKDYLGNAAVHATAATVFAQLVTKGVNHGVHCFYVPIRDPETMEFLPGVGGEDDGLKGGLRGVDNGRLHFDHVRVPRTDLLARYGSVAPDGTYSSPIESPGRRFFTMLGSLVQGRVSLDGAAIAASKIGLAIATRYGAERRQFASASPVEETVLLDYATHRRRLLPRIAEVYAAHFSHDRLLDLFDDVFSGAKDMPEQREDLETTAAALKATSTRFALDTLQECREACGGAGFLTENRITSLRADLDVYATFEGDNTVLLQLVAKRLVSDYGKHLKAATKTPAGAARFVVDQATDAALHRTGLRRFGQTIADVGDPRRAAGHLRDPETQRELLADRVAEMVEQAALALRPAQKADPETAARIFDENQVALVEAAKAHADLLRWSAFTEALETIEDPGTRRVLTWLRDVFGLTVIERNMAWYLLNGRLSAQRARTVTSYVDRLLLRLRPFAVELVDAWGYGQDHLRAKIASGAEAQRQEEARAHLARLRASGDAPVSEKALHKMGTRLRS; via the coding sequence ATGACCACGATGTCCGACCAGCGCTCCGACCGTCCTGCGGGCCGGCACGACGCGGAACCCGACCGCGTGCCGGCCGACGGGACGTCGGCGAGCAAGCCGGAGCCGCGCGTCGACGTCGACGGCCTCGCGGCCCACCTCCTGGGCCGCTGGCCCGACGAGCGCCGCCGCGCGCGCGAGCGCGCCGCGGACCCGCGCTTCTGGAAGGACGAGTCGCTGTCCATGGACGAGCACCGCGAGCGCGTGCTCGAGCAGCTGCGGCTCATGGTCGCCGACGAGGACAAGCAGGTCTGGCTCGCGTTCCCCGAGCGGCTCGGCGGCGGCGACGCGCACGGCGCGAACCTCGCGGGCTTCGAGGAGATGGTCGCGGCCGACCCGTCGCTGCAGATCAAGGCCGGCGTGCAGTGGGGCCTGTTCGCCTCGGCGATCCTCCACCTGGGCACGCCCGAGCAGCAGGACCGCCTGCTCCCGGGCGCGATGGACCTGTCGGTGCCGGGCGCGTTCGCCATGACCGAGACGGGCCACGGGTCCGACGTCGCGTCGATCGCCACGACGGCGACGTACGACCCCGAGACCGAGGAGTTCGTCATCCACACGCCGTTCCGCGCGGCGTGGAAGGACTACCTCGGCAACGCGGCCGTGCACGCGACCGCGGCGACCGTCTTCGCGCAGCTCGTCACCAAGGGCGTCAACCACGGCGTCCACTGCTTCTACGTGCCGATCCGCGACCCCGAGACCATGGAGTTCCTGCCCGGCGTCGGCGGCGAGGACGACGGCCTCAAGGGCGGCCTGCGCGGCGTCGACAACGGGCGGCTGCACTTCGACCACGTGCGCGTGCCGCGCACCGACCTGCTCGCGCGGTACGGCTCGGTCGCGCCCGACGGCACGTACTCGTCGCCGATCGAGAGCCCCGGCCGGCGCTTCTTCACGATGCTCGGCTCGCTCGTCCAGGGCCGCGTCTCCCTCGACGGCGCCGCGATCGCCGCGTCGAAGATCGGGCTCGCGATCGCCACGCGGTACGGCGCGGAGCGCCGGCAGTTCGCGAGCGCCTCGCCCGTCGAGGAGACGGTGCTGCTCGACTACGCGACGCACCGCCGTCGGCTCCTGCCGCGGATCGCGGAGGTCTACGCGGCGCACTTCTCGCACGACCGCCTGCTCGACCTGTTCGACGACGTCTTCTCTGGTGCCAAGGACATGCCCGAGCAGCGCGAGGACCTCGAGACGACGGCCGCCGCGCTCAAGGCGACGTCGACCCGGTTCGCGCTCGACACGCTGCAGGAGTGCCGCGAGGCGTGCGGCGGCGCGGGCTTCCTCACCGAGAACCGCATCACGAGCCTGCGCGCCGACCTGGACGTCTACGCCACGTTCGAGGGCGACAACACGGTGCTCCTCCAGCTCGTGGCCAAGCGCCTCGTGAGCGACTACGGCAAGCACCTCAAGGCCGCCACCAAGACGCCGGCCGGTGCCGCCCGGTTCGTCGTCGACCAGGCCACCGACGCGGCGCTGCACCGCACCGGGCTGCGCCGCTTCGGGCAGACGATCGCCGACGTCGGCGACCCGCGGCGCGCGGCGGGGCACCTGCGCGACCCCGAGACCCAGCGCGAACTGCTCGCCGACCGCGTCGCGGAGATGGTCGAGCAGGCCGCGCTCGCCCTGCGGCCCGCGCAGAAGGCCGACCCGGAGACGGCCGCCCGGATCTTCGACGAGAACCAGGTCGCCCTCGTCGAGGCCGCGAAGGCGCACGCCGACCTGCTGCGGTGGTCGGCGTTCACCGAGGCGCTCGAGACGATCGAGGACCCGGGCACGCGCCGCGTGCTCACCTGGCTGCGCGACGTCTTCGGCCTCACGGTCATCGAGCGCAACATGGCGTGGTACCTGCTCAACGGCCGCCTGTCCGCGCAGCGGGCCCGCACCGTCACGAGCTACGTCGACCGGCTGCTCCTGCGCCTGCGCCCCTTCGCCGTCGAGCTCGTCGACGCGTGGGGCTACGGCCAGGACCACCTGCGCGCGAAGATCGCGTCGGGCGCCGAGGCGCAACGGCAGGAGGAGGCTCGCGCCCATCTCGCCCGGCTGCGCGCCTCGGGCGACGCGCCGGTCTCGGAGAAGGCGCTGCACAAGATGGGGACGCGACTGCGGTCCTGA
- a CDS encoding EamA family transporter codes for MPLRHALLAVLVTVVWGVNFLAIDVGVADVPPALFVAIRFAVVLVPAIFLVPRPAARWRDVLAVGLFMSLGQFGLLYTALAFGMPPGLASLVLQAQVAFTVLFAVAALREIPTRAQLLGVLLGGAGLVVVGLGRSEATPAGAFLLTVAAAASWATGNVIARRATTRGPRPTRPATGRRSPAVAGLSMTVWSALVVPVPMLALAVALDGPAAVGHALTHLTPAAIVSTLYTAWLASLFGYGVWNTLLARHPASAVVPFTMLVPVVGMLAAWLVVGERPNLAEAAGGVLLLVGVAVTSGVVRVRRRVRPDPSAHYHRVV; via the coding sequence ATGCCGCTGCGCCACGCCCTGCTCGCCGTCCTCGTCACCGTGGTGTGGGGCGTGAACTTCCTCGCGATCGACGTCGGCGTCGCCGACGTGCCGCCGGCGCTGTTCGTCGCGATCCGGTTCGCGGTCGTGCTCGTGCCCGCGATCTTCCTCGTGCCGCGGCCGGCCGCCCGGTGGCGCGACGTCCTCGCCGTGGGCCTCTTCATGAGCCTGGGCCAGTTCGGCCTGCTGTACACAGCCCTCGCGTTCGGCATGCCGCCCGGGCTCGCGTCGCTCGTCCTGCAGGCGCAGGTCGCGTTCACGGTGCTGTTCGCCGTCGCGGCGCTGCGCGAGATCCCGACCCGCGCGCAGCTCCTCGGCGTGCTGCTCGGCGGGGCAGGCCTCGTCGTGGTCGGGCTGGGCAGGAGCGAGGCGACGCCGGCCGGCGCGTTCCTGCTCACGGTCGCGGCCGCGGCGTCGTGGGCGACGGGCAACGTGATCGCCCGCCGCGCGACCACGCGCGGCCCGCGCCCAACCCGCCCGGCCACGGGCCGCCGGTCGCCCGCCGTGGCCGGGCTGTCGATGACGGTGTGGTCCGCGCTCGTCGTGCCGGTGCCGATGCTCGCGCTCGCCGTCGCGCTCGACGGGCCCGCCGCCGTCGGGCACGCGCTGACGCACCTCACGCCCGCGGCGATCGTCTCGACGCTCTACACCGCGTGGCTCGCGAGCCTGTTCGGCTACGGCGTGTGGAACACGCTGCTCGCGCGGCACCCCGCCTCGGCGGTCGTGCCGTTCACGATGCTCGTGCCGGTCGTCGGGATGCTCGCCGCGTGGCTCGTGGTCGGAGAGCGACCCAACCTCGCGGAGGCCGCGGGCGGCGTCCTCCTGCTGGTGGGCGTGGCCGTGACCAGCGGCGTCGTCCGCGTGCGCCGCCGGGTCCGCCCCGACCCTTCCGCGCACTACCACAGAGTGGTTTGA